The Haploplasma axanthum region AGAAAGTTTAAGTATTAGTAAGATTTTTGCAGGATATTTAAGTGCTAGTGCTTTAATAACAACCGATAATAAGATATATGTATGGGGCTATAGTGCTTATGGGAGACTTGGCTTTCCAGCAAGCATGAATACTCCAAAGGAATTACCTACATCAATTAATAATGAATATAACGATATTGTTTTTGGTGATTATCATACACTTATTGGAACAAAAGAAGGATATATCTATGGGATCGGTAGTAACGCATAAAGTCAATTAGGAATTAACACAACAGGTAATTATATACCTATGTCGCTTATTAATAATCCAAGTTTTACTTTTGTAGCAAATCAAATTGCTTACGAAGGCTATAGTTTCGATCTTTATACATATGAAAAAGAAGGCTATGAGTTTAAAGGTTGGTATCTTGACAAAGATTATAACCAAGAATATTATCAAGGCTTTGGAATTCCAAATATGCTTTACGCAAGATGGTAAAAGATATATATATAATTTTTTTAGATACTAATGATTTTAGGAGAGGTTTAAAACACTTCTCTTTTTCATTGTAAAAATAGGTTATAACACTATCTTTAATTGGATTAAAAGTGTCTTTAATGTTATAATCGAATGTAATGTTTTGGAGGTAATTAATTATGATAAAATCATTTTTTGCATATTATAAACCATATAAGAAATTATTCTTTTTAGATTTCTTTTGTGCTGTTATAGTTGCAGGATTAGAAATAGTTTTTCCTGTTGTTGTTAATAAGGTAATAAGAGAGTATTTGCCTGATCAAGATTTAGTGTTAATAATTACGGCTGTATCTGCGTTAGTAGGCTTTTATATATTTAGTGCAATGTTGCAATATATTGTTACATACTTTGGTCATAAGTTAGGGCATTTAATTGAACGTGATATGAGAAAAAGATTATTTAATCATTTAACGCTTCAACCATTTACTTTTTATGATGATAGAAAAGTTGGAGAATTAATGTCTAGAATGACTACCGATTTATTTGAAATTGGAGAAGTGGCACATCATGGCCCTGAAGATATATTTATCGCCATATCAAGCCTAATTGTTACATTTGTATTAATGTTTTATGTTCATCCAATACTTGCAGTAATATCGGTTGTTTTAGTTCCTATAATTACCGTACTTATTGTTTACTTTAATAAAAGAATGACAAAAGTTAATCGTGAAATATATAATGAACTTGCTGATTTTAATTCAGGTATTGAAAGTGTAATGAGTGGGATAAGAGTTGTTAAGGCATTTAGTAATGAAGAATTTGAAAATCAAAAATTTTATAAATTAAATGAAGGATATAAAAATGCTAAATTAAAGTTTTATCAAGTTATGGGATTAAGCCATACTATTAATACTTTGTTAATAAGACTTTTAAGCTTAATAGCATTGTTAGCAAGTTCCGTTTTTTATATTAAGGGATATATAAGTGATTATTCAGATGTCATATATTTTATATTGCTAACAAATGTTTTAATTAAGCCAATTGAGAAAATGAATGCAGTGATTGAAAGTTATCCAAAGGGAATCGCTGGATTTAAAAGATATCAAGAGTTATTAAGTATTAAACCATCAATAGTTGATAAAACTAATGCAGAAGAACTTAATAATGTTTTAGGAAATATTGAATACAAAAATGTTTCATTCTCTTATGGTGAAGAAAAAGAAGTTTTAAGTAAAATAAACTTTAAGATAAAAGCTGGAGAAACGATTGCTTTTGTTGGTCCATCAGGTGGTGGTAAAAGCACACTGTGTAACTTATTACCAAGATTCTATGACATAACGGGTGGAGATATATTAATTGATTCTAAATCAATACAAGATGTTACGCTAAAGTCATTAAGGGAAAATATTGGAATTGTTCAACAAGAAGTCTTTATATTTAATGGTTCATTAAGAGATAACATTAAATATGGGAAGTTAGATGCAACTGAAGAAGAAATTCTTAAAGCTGCAAAATATGCTCAATTAGATGAAGTTATTAAAGATTTAGAATTTGGATTGGATACAATTCTAGGAGATCGTGGTATTAAGTTATCTGGAGGTCAAAGACAAAGACTTTCAATAGCGAGAATGTTCCTTAAAAACCCACCTATTTTAATTCTAGATGAAGCGACTAGTGCACTTGATTCAACTACCGAAATGTTAATTCAAGAATCTCTTGAAAAGCTATCAAAAGGAAGAACAACATTGGTGATTGCTCATAGACTATCAACAATTAAAAATGCTGATAGAATTTTTGTAATAACTAAAAAAGGCATATTAGAGTCTGGAACACATAAAGAGTTATTAAATAATAATGGGATGTATGCTAAACTTTATAATATGCAGTTTGATATCTCATAGCACTAAAGATACAAAAGAGATTGTAATAATATGTCAAATTTAAAATAAAGGGGATAAAATAATGAGAATAAAAGAAATTGAAATAGAAAAGTATAAATCTATAAAAGAAAAACAAAAAATTGATTTCACATCACAACTTATTATTTTTGTTGGTAAGAATGGAAGTGGAAAAACAAATATACTTGATGCGATTCACACTATTTTTTCTGTTGAAAACTCTGATTTGAGAAAGTATCTAGATTATAAGTTCTACATAGAAGTAGGCGATAAAGATATTGAAAAAAATAGTAGTCTTAAAAAAACGAAGTTATTGAAGCATATGCATCAAAAGATAATAAAAGTGTATATAAAAATATTAATAAAATAAAATCACCAATGTTAATTAATATCATTGAGAAAACCGAGAATTCTATTTATAGTTTGTCAAAGCAATTGAAAGTAGAACTTGAAAAATATAATGATTTTATAAATAAATTTAATTCGAAAATACATGGGAAAGATTTTTTTAATTTTGATATGAAATATACATCTGATAATATTGAGAATTCAACAAATTATTACCATTTTTTTGAGAATCTACATAATAAAAATGATCAAATGATAAAGGAACTAGAGATAAATATTAAGGATATTAGACAAAATGATGAACTGACATTTAAAGATTATTTTTTCTCTAATAATACATTTAATCATGATAAAGAATATAAGTTGATATATAAAAAACCTAGAATTACATCATTTGAAGAAAAGTATATAAAAATAGATGAAAAAGGTATTATTGATGAAATTGAAAAGATTAATATTAAAACAACGAAGTATAGAGATAAAATAAAAGAATTATTTGACAAGTTTGATCAAGAAATCTCAATTTTAAGAAGTATTATTTATATTGATGAAGAAAGTAAAGGGGAAAATGATAATAATTATTTTTCTATATTAAGAGAAATTTTTAGTATATGTAATCCGAAAATATATTACTTGAGTAATGATAATAATGAATTATTCTTTAAAAAAGATTATAGGAGATATAATAGTACGATTGATGAGAAAAGGATAATTGAAACATTTATAAGATACAGATATAGTGATAGAGAGATGAGTGAGATAAATCAGAAAATAAATAAGGGTAATTTTTTGATAGACAAAGAGGAATTATCAGTTAATTTGGAAAAATATATTAATGAAAACTTACCTGAATATGAAAAAAATATAAAGATTAAAGTCGATAAAAATTTGGTATTTTCTATAATTGAAGAAACTGGTGAAATAATACCGTTTAGTGAAACAAATACAGGTAGAAAATGGTTCATAACATATTTTTTTATAAAAAGTTGTTTAAGAGAAGGCGATATTTTAATAATGGATGAACCAGCAAATTATTTGCATCCTGAAGCACAAATTCAAGTCTTAAGTGAAGTAGAGAAACTTTCTAAAAAAAATAAGATTATAATGACAACTCATAGTCCATATATGATTAGTCCTATAGCTCTTGTTTATTATGTTGAGATGAGCACAAATGGAACTAGAATAATAGAGAAAGAGAATAATCAGTTTAATTTGATTCACGACGGTTTAGGAGTTCCTAAGACAAAACTTTTTATTGCAGATTTATTATTGAATAATAATTTAGATACTCTTGATGAAATAGCAAAAAAATTAAACATTTATTTTAAAGAAAAAGGAATTAAACAAAGTGAGATAGCAAATGATTATGGTTCTGATATTAGAACAATTAATAGAAAATTAAATAAACGATCGAATTTGTCCTATGACGATATTAGGTGGTTTTGTGAAAAGTATGATATAGATATAATTAGCCTATTATCTAAGCCTTTATAACTCAATTTATGTCCTTTTAAAAATTATTTTTTTTCTGTAAAATGTATGTATAGTTTAAAAAAGGAGATTAGCCATGAAAAAAAATATTAGAAAAATTTGGGAAGAAAAGTATGGTGAAAGGAATGAGGTGACTGATTACTCAGGAAGGGTAATGAAAAAGAATAGTATTGGAAATTCAAAGTGTTTTTTTGAACCAACTATAGATCATATACGGCCATTATCACTTGGAGGAAAAGACGTTATTGGTAACATAGTTATTTGTAGTAGACTTACTAACCAAGAAAAAGCTGATAAATTTAATACTTGGAATGTTAATAATAGGAACTTTCAAGCAAAACGTGTTAAAGGTAGTCGAGATGCATACAAAATAGAAGAAATAGTATAACATATACGTTAAGAGAGACTAAACATCCTAGAAAACCTCAAAGTGGATGATTTTATTATAATCTACTTTTACTTTAGTGATTAATCATTATAGAAATATAATTTTTTATATATTTGAAGATAAACAAAACATATCTAAATATATTCGACTGTTTTTATAGACACAATTAAAATGCTGTGTATGAGGTATTATAGACAATAAAACAAATTAAGAAAATTGAATATGAAATAAATATGTTATAATTAAATAAAAAGGAGATAAAAATTGATATGAAAAGAAGATCTTATGTCGCTCTTTTTATAATTACAGTATTTGTTTTGGTTGGATGTAAAAAACAAGAGATAAGTATGTATGCTAATGGAAAAGAGTTTGATAAAAGTTTCGAATCAAATGAAAATGTTGAATTAACTTGGTCATTTAAAGGCGAAGTAAAAATTAACAATGAGATAATTGAGAGTGGGTATACACTTACAAAAGATGGTGAGTATGAACTTGTCTATGGAAATAAGAACATTGAGAAAACGGTAAATATAACAATTAATAAAGAAAAAACGAAACTGTTTTTAAATGGGAAAGAAATAAATAACGAGTACTTGTCTAATGAAGAAATAAGAGTATCATGGGTAGGTATAATGGAATATGTTAAATTAGATGGGGTTGATATTAATCAAAATTATTTAATTGAAAATGATGGTGAATATCAATTAGAATATAAAGATTCCACAATTAAAACTATAAAAGTAATAAAAAATTCTGAAGATATTTTAATTTCTATAAATGGTAGTGTAACGAATGATAATAGTCAAACAAAAGATGATGTTACAATAACATGGACTTTTTTAGGAGAAGTTCAAGTTAATGGCGTTCAAATTGAAAAAGGTCATGTTTTAAATGAAAATGGGGAATACAAGATTACCTATGGAAATGGAAAAATAAAAAAAAATATTATAATAGTTATTAATAAAGAAGAGCCTAAAATTTTAATAAATGGAAAAACTGTAAGTGAAGAATATTTAACAAATGAAGAAGTTCGAATTTCATGGACAGGAATTATTAAATATATTAAGATTAACGATGAAATAATTGAACAAAATCATTTAATAACAACTGATGGAGAGTATATAATTAAGTATTACATAGATGAAGAAAAAGAATTGCTTATTAATAAAAATAGTGTACAACCCGAAATTAGTTTTTTTGATATTAATGGTAATATTATTGAAGATATAGAAAATAATAATATGACTTTTACAATTAATACAAATCCAAACGTTAATATAAGTGTAAATGGTGAAAATATTTTTGTAAATCAAAGGTTTTACGATATAGGTAAATATAATGTTGTTGTTGAAGATAAATTTGGAAACAGTAATTTAAAATCAATATTCATAAATGATTTGTATGAAAAGAGTAATTATAATATGGTATATACATATGCAACATTACCAACACTTTATGCAACATTAGATATTGTTAAAAATGATCATCCTGGATTTATGTGGTACGGAAGAACTGGAACAATTTCAGAAAGTGAATTGCGTAATAGTAATCAAAATATAGTTTTTTCAGGCCACACCGGAGATCCAGCTAGTTTGAAAAATAAAGCAATCAGATCAGAAGGGCATGAATATATAAAAAATGTTCTAAAGGAAGATAAAAATGCATTTTTCAATTTATATGTTGATGATTTTAGACACTGGGTTGAATTTGCACTTTTTGATGAAATAGGTATTGGAAGTAATAGATATGAAGTTATATATATTTCTGATGGAACATATACATACACTAAAAAATATAGTTTTATGCAAGGTTCAAATGATTATAATACGTTTTTAAATTTAATAAAGGATAGAAGAGAATTATCTGAAAACTTGAAATCAAACATATTAAATATAAGTGAAAGTGGCGATTATTTAGGAGAGACAATCGATCATTATGATGATTATATTTTAATAGGAACAATGAATTCTAATATACATTATTGGATGCAGTATCCTGAGTTTATGCCAAAATTGGATAGTAATATAAGCAATAACATGAAGTATGCAAATATTGAAGAAGTATTGCCTGAAAATTTATACTCTAAATTGGATTCTGCTGAAAAAGAAATATTTTTAAAGATTATTGGTTTAGATAAAGCTGTATTTGACGAAGAATATTTCTCGGATACCACTAAGAAATACTTAGTAATAACAGGAACAAACCCACCTGATGGAAAATTAGGGGAAGCAAATTTTATAAATATGTTAGATCAAGTAATTGAACTTTATAGTGATGAGTATAATTTCGTTTTCAAACCTCATCCAAGTGGTATACCAACTACTATATACTATCCAAGTGTATATGATAAGTTAGTTCAAGAAAATATAAAAATATTGCCAGGAAGATTGCCAATGGAAGTTCTTACATGGGTTTATCCTGAATTTGCTTTAGGTGGCTTTAATAGTTCATTGTATATGTCTGCCCCTAAAGGTAATACACTATTCTTCTTTACGATAAATGAAACAACGTTGATTAGTCCAATAAAAGAATTGTATAGTCTATTATTTAGTAATGCGGTATTTATTCAACCTAAACCATAAATAGCAATAAAACACAAATTTTTATGGTCCTAAGAAATAAGTTGGGGTTTTGAAAAAAATACCTAAGAAATATTCTGGGGTCAACAAATAAAGGGAGAGATTTTCATTTCTCCCTTTTTGCACACTATATGTATTATTATTCAGGTATTTTTAATGCCACATCTTTATTAATAGAATAAATTATTCTAGCCCTTAGTCTTTTGAAACTTTTTATACCATTACTAGTCTTTATAATAGTCTTAATTCTAGAATTAGTTCCTTCAATTGGACCATTAGATAATCGTTTCTTATTATCAGTTATGATAAATGAATTAACAATTTCCTCTTTCCAATTACTTAACATCTTACCAAAAGATCTAATATCCTCTAAACGATGATTTCGATATTTATGAATTAAATCATCTAATTGTTCCGCTGCATTATCATAAGTAGCATTACGATTAAATGAACGATAATCTTCTTTTAAGTTATACATTTCTTTTAAATCATTATCAATTGAAAGTAAGAAATCTTTAATAACAGATTTACTTAAAGATATCTTAAACTTATGTATTGGTATTAAACCATTATAAATATTATCATATTCCTTAGTAAAGAAATAATGAAACTTCTTTAACATATAATACTTATCATTTTTATAAGTTTTAAATTCTTTAATACCAGCATATCTATTCATAACTTTAATTCTAAACTTATTAACATAATCATTAATAGTTTTAATAACATGAAATGAATCAACAGCTATTTTAGTATTAGGAAGAACTTTAGTAACGACATCACGATAAGGCTCCAACATGTCGATTATAACGGCTTTAACACTATCTAATTCAGTATGTTTAATACTAGAAAGATATTGGAATAAATAGTTTTTATGTCTAGTTTTTAAAACATCAATAATACGTTTAGTTTTAAAGTCTAGAAGTAGACAAGCATATATGTCTAGTTTTTAAAACATCAATAATACGTTTAGTTTTAAAGTCTAGAAGTAGACAAGCATAAGGATGTTTACTTCT contains the following coding sequences:
- a CDS encoding RCC1 domain-containing protein, which translates into the protein MNNKIKEYQVGDYHGMALLESNELYVWGYNAEGQLGLGNTVRSLIPIVNPNTESLSISKIFAGYLSASALITTDNKIYVWGYSAYGRLGFPASMNTPKELPTSINNEYNDIVFGDYHTLIGTKEGYIYGIGSNA
- a CDS encoding InlB B-repeat-containing protein, which encodes MSLINNPSFTFVANQIAYEGYSFDLYTYEKEGYEFKGWYLDKDYNQEYYQGFGIPNMLYARW
- a CDS encoding ABC transporter ATP-binding protein; the encoded protein is MIKSFFAYYKPYKKLFFLDFFCAVIVAGLEIVFPVVVNKVIREYLPDQDLVLIITAVSALVGFYIFSAMLQYIVTYFGHKLGHLIERDMRKRLFNHLTLQPFTFYDDRKVGELMSRMTTDLFEIGEVAHHGPEDIFIAISSLIVTFVLMFYVHPILAVISVVLVPIITVLIVYFNKRMTKVNREIYNELADFNSGIESVMSGIRVVKAFSNEEFENQKFYKLNEGYKNAKLKFYQVMGLSHTINTLLIRLLSLIALLASSVFYIKGYISDYSDVIYFILLTNVLIKPIEKMNAVIESYPKGIAGFKRYQELLSIKPSIVDKTNAEELNNVLGNIEYKNVSFSYGEEKEVLSKINFKIKAGETIAFVGPSGGGKSTLCNLLPRFYDITGGDILIDSKSIQDVTLKSLRENIGIVQQEVFIFNGSLRDNIKYGKLDATEEEILKAAKYAQLDEVIKDLEFGLDTILGDRGIKLSGGQRQRLSIARMFLKNPPILILDEATSALDSTTEMLIQESLEKLSKGRTTLVIAHRLSTIKNADRIFVITKKGILESGTHKELLNNNGMYAKLYNMQFDIS
- a CDS encoding AAA family ATPase, giving the protein MRIKEIEIEKYKSIKEKQKIDFTSQLIIFVGKNGSGKTNILDAIHTIFSVENSDLRKYLDYKFYIEVGDKDIEKNSSLKKTKLLKHMHQKIIKVYIKILIK
- a CDS encoding AAA family ATPase, encoding MSKQLKVELEKYNDFINKFNSKIHGKDFFNFDMKYTSDNIENSTNYYHFFENLHNKNDQMIKELEINIKDIRQNDELTFKDYFFSNNTFNHDKEYKLIYKKPRITSFEEKYIKIDEKGIIDEIEKINIKTTKYRDKIKELFDKFDQEISILRSIIYIDEESKGENDNNYFSILREIFSICNPKIYYLSNDNNELFFKKDYRRYNSTIDEKRIIETFIRYRYSDREMSEINQKINKGNFLIDKEELSVNLEKYINENLPEYEKNIKIKVDKNLVFSIIEETGEIIPFSETNTGRKWFITYFFIKSCLREGDILIMDEPANYLHPEAQIQVLSEVEKLSKKNKIIMTTHSPYMISPIALVYYVEMSTNGTRIIEKENNQFNLIHDGLGVPKTKLFIADLLLNNNLDTLDEIAKKLNIYFKEKGIKQSEIANDYGSDIRTINRKLNKRSNLSYDDIRWFCEKYDIDIISLLSKPL
- a CDS encoding HNH endonuclease domain-containing protein; translated protein: MKKNIRKIWEEKYGERNEVTDYSGRVMKKNSIGNSKCFFEPTIDHIRPLSLGGKDVIGNIVICSRLTNQEKADKFNTWNVNNRNFQAKRVKGSRDAYKIEEIV
- a CDS encoding transposase; the protein is MYACLLLDFKTKRIIDVLKTRHKNYLFQYLSSIKHTELDSVKAVIIDMLEPYRDVVTKVLPNTKIAVDSFHVIKTINDYVNKFRIKVMNRYAGIKEFKTYKNDKYYMLKKFHYFFTKEYDNIYNGLIPIHKFKISLSKSVIKDFLLSIDNDLKEMYNLKEDYRSFNRNATYDNAAEQLDDLIHKYRNHRLEDIRSFGKMLSNWKEEIVNSFIITDNKKRLSNGPIEGTNSRIKTIIKTSNGIKSFKRLRARIIYSINKDVALKIPE